One Danio rerio strain Tuebingen ecotype United States chromosome 22, GRCz12tu, whole genome shotgun sequence genomic window carries:
- the eps8l3a gene encoding epidermal growth factor receptor kinase substrate 8-like protein 3, giving the protein MLRDSSPFGWSGGYAESLRSSVTAADESSSDVLDLSRPSAKSIYHQRKEYAESVNRQMHQFQHRVEHLFTCELDGQQLCDVDDCLERLKYLDATGRVWGQDVILEVQDAALRLADIETREVLESWPLSCVLELKAVLDESVYDSLLTVSVQERGSRTVSVFMFQSETLRADYLKKDLQRLLQNSRDDPRQSNSSKAAVGNITQKNSRRASPPPELILQRPAERWAAPDYDDSPVATPPTSRNNSTHTKVVAPPPQTKTPPHKQTTPPRTEEPPVREAPPPQKPYTERERNVDILNHLINDIEAFVGRLTAVAPKMDKKKKKQKKQKAVKGMPSDEEFTVCLRKIKMAFNLLGKLQGKIDNPSAAELTHCLFSILELVVYHCNEDLPPSIVAPLFEPECVVFLSEEATPEEDHLWQSLGDAWNIPSTKWPEDDDDIPTFTPVFDDGWEPPAIRNPEPTYKQISKQEPAYKSISKEDTPRTSVARQMSRTAEPELEPEQSELPASFMRAIFDFSARNDRELSITKGEELQLLDMSKKWWKVKNQRGQIGFVPNNMLQQQNQEEEKEEAPSAPALNRKSRPEEVRAWLEHKGFSKITVRCLGGVSGSMLLGMTRDELKTICPEEGGRVFYQLQNIKSALAMASEVRPMI; this is encoded by the exons ATGCTGCGGGATTCGAGTCCGTTCGGCTGGTCCGGCGGTTACGCTGAATCACTCCGCTCCAG TGTAACAGCAGCGGATGAGTCGTCTTCAGATGTGTTGGATTTATCCAGACCCAGCGCTAAATCCATTTACC ATCAGAGGAAGGAATATGCAGAGTCTGTGAACAGGCAGATGCATCAGTTCCAGCACCGCGTGGAG CATCTGTTCACCTGTGAGCTGGACGGTCAGCAGCTCTGCGATGTGGATGACTGTCTGGAGCGGCTGAAGTATCTGGATGCCACAGGTCGGGTTTGGGGTCAGGATGTCATTCTGGAGGTGCAGGATGCAGCGCTGCGACTCGCCGACATTGAGACCAGG GAGGTGCTGGAGTCCTGGCCGCTGAGCTGCGTTCTGGAGCTGAAGGCCGTTCTGGATGAAAGCGTTTACGACTCGCTGCTGACCGTCTCAGTGCAGGAACGAGGCAGTCGAACCGTCAGCGTCTTCATGTTCCAGAGCGAAACTCTCAGG GCAGATTATCTGAAGAAGGACCTCCAGCGGCTCCTGCAGAACAGCAGAGATGACCCCAGACAGAGTAACAGCAG TAAAGCCGCTGTAGGAAACATCACGCAGAAAAACTCCAGACGAGCATCTCCTCCACCAGAGCTGATCCTCCAGAGACCTGCTGAACGCTGGGCCGCGCCAGACTATG ATGACAGTCCAGTCGCGACTCCACCCACTTCCAGAAACAACTCCACCCATACTAAAGTAGTGGCCCCACCTCCTCAAACAAAAACTCCACCTCACAAACAGACCACACCCCCTCGTACAGAAGAACCGCCCGTCAGAGAGGCCCCGCCCCCTCAGAAGCCATATACGGAGCGTGAGAGGAACGTG GATATCCTGAATCACCTTATTAACGACATCGAAGCGTTCGTTGGCAGACTGACGGCTGTGGCACCAAAGATggacaagaagaagaagaagcagaaaaAGCAGAAAG CTGTGAAGGGAATGCCGTCAGATGAAGAGTTCACCGTCTGTCTGAGGAAGATCAAGATGGCCTTCAACCTGCTG GGCAAACTCCAGGGGAAGATAGACAACCCCAGCGCTGCTGAACTCACACACTGCCTGTTCTCCATACTGGAGCTG gtggtgTATCACTGTAACGAAGATCTTCCTCCATCAATCGTGGCTCCTCTCTTCGAGCCGGAGTGTGTGGTGTTTCTGAGTGAGGAGGCCACACCGGAGGAAGATCATCTGTGGCAGTCACTGGGAGACGCCTGGAACATCCCAAG caCTAAGTGGccggaggatgatgatgatattcCCACATTCACGCCGGTGTTTGATGATGGTTGGGAGCCGCCGGCTATCAGGAACCCCGAGCCCACATATAAACAAATCAGCAAGCAGGAGCCTGCATATAAATCAATCAGCAAAGAAGACACGCCACGAACATCTGTGGCTCGACAGATG agccGTACAGCAGAGCCGGAGCTTGAGCCAGAGCAGAG tgaGCTGCCGGCGAGTTTCATGCGAGCCATATTTGATTTCTCAGCTCGTAACGACAGAGAGCTTTCCATCACTAAAGGAGAAGAGCTGCAG ttgCTGGACATGTCGAAGAAGTGGTGGAAGGTGAAGAATCAGAGAGGGCAGATCGGCTTCGTCCCCAATAACATGCTTCAGCAGCAGAATcaggaggaggagaaagag GAAGCTCCGTCTGCTCCTGCGCTCAACAGGAAGTCCAGGCCGGAGGAGGTGCGGGCATGGCTGGAGCACAAGGGGTTCAGTAAAAT tacgGTTCGCTGTCTAGGGGGCGTCAGCGGCTCGATGTTGTTGGGAATGACACGCGACGAACTCAAAACGATCTGTCCTGAAGAAGGCGGACGTGTTTTCTACCAGCTGCAGAACATCAAGTCTGCGCTCGCG ATGGCCAGTGAAGTGAGACCGATGATTTGA